The following proteins are co-located in the Sebastes umbrosus isolate fSebUmb1 chromosome 24, fSebUmb1.pri, whole genome shotgun sequence genome:
- the LOC119483727 gene encoding sodium-driven chloride bicarbonate exchanger-like isoform X5 yields MDITDQGAQMEPLLPTEQSPQESKDERADEEAVVDRGGTRSMLNTNFEKEELEGHRTLYIGVHVPLGRRSHRRHRHHGHKHRKRSKERDSSADDGRESPSHTDTPAQRVQFLLGTEDGDEEHIPHALFTELDEICLREGEDAEWKETARWLKFEEDVEDGGERWSKPYVATLSLHSLFELRSCIMNGTVMLDMRANSLEEIADMVLDQHEVSGPVGQDARKRIREALLKQHHHQNHKKLANRIPIVRSFADIGKKQSEPHSMDKNGQTVSPQSQPANSEGKQDVSRENSAVDFSKIDLHFMKKIPPGAEASNVLVGELEFLDRPVVAFVRLSPAVLLNGLAEVPITTRFLFILLGPLGKGPQYHEIGRSIATLMTDEIFHDVAYKAKDRNDLVAGIDEFLDQVTVLPPGEWDPSIRIEPPKNVPSQEKRKIPPLPNGVTDLGESGDSGGHGGPELQRTGKFFGGFFMDIKRKAPHYVSDFRDALSLQCLASFLFLYCACMSPVITFGGLLGEATEGRVSAIESLFGASMTGIAYSIFAGQPLTILGSTGPVLVFEKILFKFCKEYDLSYLSLRACIGLWTAFLCLLLVATDASSLVCYITRFTEEAFASLICIIFIYEALEKLLHLGVHYPINKNNNLQQLTQYSCACVEPINPSNETLRYWEESNITSSQVNWTMLEVKECELFHGEFEGTACGPHGPYIPDVLFWCVVLFFSTVFMSAFLKEFKTSRYFPTKVRAIISDFAVFITILTMVLVDYALGIPSPKLQVPSKFKPTRDDRGWLINPVGPNPWWTTIITFLPALLCTILIFMDQQITAVIINRKEHKLKKGCGYHLDLFVVGVMLGVCSVMGLPWFVAATVLSISHVNSLKLESECSAPGEQPKFLGIREQRFTGLMIFALMGCSVFMTSVLKFIPMPVLYGVFLYMGASSLRGIQFFDRLKLFSMPAKHQPDFIYLRHVPLRKVHLFTIIQLSCLILLWVIKTSNYAIVFPMMVLALVFIRKLLDFIFTKRELSWLDDLMPEWKKKKLEDAAEEEEHSIIAEEEGIVQVPLEGHFKSDPATVNITDEMSKGSFGSVWKSVNPSESTKKEPSAKSSPS; encoded by the exons GTCACCGCACTCTCTACATCGGGGTCCACGTTCCCCTGGGCAGGAGGTCGCACAGACGTCACCGCCACCacggacacaaacacaggaagcGGTCCAAGGAGAGGGACTCTTCAGCTGACGATGGAAGAGAATCCCCCTCTCACA CAGACACACCAGCTCAGAGGGTGCAGTTTCTGTTGGGGACAGAGGATGGCGACGAGGAGCACATCCCCCACGCTCTGTTCACCGAGCTGGACGAAATCTGCCTCAGGGAGGGCGAGGACGCTGAGTGGAAAGAGACAGCCAG GTGGCTTAAGTTCGAGGAGGATGTCGAGGACGGCGGCGAGCGGTGGAGTAAACCCTACGTAGCCACCCTGTCTCTACACAGTCTCTTCGAGCTCCGCAGCTGCATCATGAACGGCACCGTGATGCTGGACATGAGGGCCAACTCGCTGGAGGAGATCGCAG ACATGGTTCTGGATCAGCACGAGGTGTCGGGCCCCGTAGGCCAGGATGCCAGGAAGAGGATCCGCGAGGCGCTGCTCAAACAGCACCACCACCAAAACCACAAGAAGCTGGCCAACCGCATACCTATTGTACGCTCCTTCGCTGATATCGGCAAGAAGCAGTCTGAGCCTCATTCCATGGACAAGAATG GCCAAACGGTCTCACCTCAGTCTCAGCCGGCGAACAGTGAGGGCAAACAGGACGTCAGCCGGGAAAACAGCGCCGTCGACTTCAGCAAG ATCGACCTCCACTTCATGAAAAAGATCCCTCCCGGTGCCGAGGCATCGAACGTCCTGGTGGGGGAGCTGGAATTCCTGGACCGCCCCGTGGTGGCCTTCGTCCGCCTGTCTCCCGCTGTGCTGCTCAACGGCCTGGCCGAGGTTCCCATCACCACCAG GTTTCTTTTCATCCTGCTCGGCCCTCTGGGAAAAGGTCCACAGTATCATGAAATTGGGCGGTCTATTGCTACCCTGATGACTGACGAG ATTTTCCATGATGTTGCGTACAAGGCCAAAGACAGGAATGACCTGGTGGCAGGCATCGATGAGTTTCTGGACCAGGTGACGGTGTTACCTCCTGGAGAGTGGGACCCCTCCATCAGAATAGAGCCTCCCAAAAACGTGCCCTCTCAG GAAAAGCGGAAGATTCCCCCCCTTCCCAACGGAGTGACAGATCTTGGAGAGTCGGGGGATAGCGGAGGACACGGCGGCCCTGAGCTCCAGCGCACCGGGAA GTTTTTTGGCGGGTTCTTCATGGACATCAAGCGAAAGGCTCCTCACTACGTTTCCGACTTCAGGGACGCCCTCAGCCTGCAGTGTCTggcctccttcctcttcctctactgCGCCTGCATGTCGCCGGTCATCACCTTCGGAGGACTCCTGGGTGAGGCCACAGAGGGACGTGTG AGTGCCATTGAGTCCCTGTTTGGGGCGTCCATGACGGGAATAGCCTACTCTATTTTCGCCGGTCAGCCCCTCACCATCCTGGGCAGCACTGGGCCTGTTCTTGTCTTTGAGAAAATCCTCTTCAAGTTCTGCAA GGAGTACGACCTCTCCTACCTCTCCCTGAGGGCGTGTATCGGCCTGTGGACGGCCTTCCTCTGTCTGCTGCTGGTGGCCACGGACGCCAGCTCGCTCGTCTGTTACATCACGCGCTTCACCGAGGAAGCGTTCGCCTCTCTGATCTGCATCATCTTCATCTATGAGGCTCTGGAGAAGCTGCTCCACCTGGGGGTGCACTACCCCATCAATAAGAACAACAACCTTCAGCAGCTCACACAGTACTC gtgtgcgtgtgtggagcCCATTAACCCCAGCAACGAGACTCTGCGGTACTGGGAGGAGAGCAACATCACGTCCTCCCAGGTCAACTGGACCATGCTGGAAGTCAAG GAGTGCGAGTTGTTTCACGGCGAGTTCGAGGGCACCGCCTGCGGCCCCCACGGCCCCTACATCCCAGACGTGCTCTTCTGGTGCGTGGTCCTCTTCTTCTCCACCGTCTTCATGTCCGCCTTCCTCAAGGAGTTCAAGACGAGCCGCTACTTCCCCACCAAG GTGCGGGCCATCATCAGTGACTTTGCTGtcttcatcaccatcctcaCTATGGTTTTAGTAGATTACGCCCTTGGGATCCCTTCACCTAAATTACAGGTCCCCAGCAAGTTCAAA CCAACCAGAGATGACCGTGGCTGGCTCATAAACCCCGTGGGGCCCAACCCCTGGtggaccaccatcatcaccttcctccctgctctgctctgcaccATCCTCATCTTCATGGATCAGCAGATCACCGCCGTCATCATCAACAGAAAGGAGCACAAACTAAAG AAAGGCTGCGGCTACCACCTGGACCTGTTCGTGGTGGGGGTGATGCTGGGCGTGTGCTCTGTGATGGGCCTGCCGTGGTTCGTGGCGGCCACCGTGCTCTCCATCTCCCACGTGAACAGCCTGAAACTGGAGTCGGAGTGCTCGGCCCCCGGAGAGCAGCCCAAGTTCCTGGGCATCCGGGAGCAGCGCTTCACCGGCCTCATGATCTTCGCCCTGATGGGTTGCTCCGTCTTCATGACCTCTGTGCTAaag TTCATCCCCATGCCTGTGCTGTACGGAGTCTTTCTGTACATGGGGGCTTCCTCACTCAGAGGCATTCAG TTCTTTGACCGCCTGAAGCTGTTCAGCATGCCGGCCAAACACCAGCCAGACTTCATCTACCTTCGCCACGTCCCGCTGAGGAAGGTGCACCTCTTCACCATCATCCAACTCAGCTGCTTGATCCTGCTTTGGGTCATCAAGACCTCCAATTACGCCATTGTCTTCCCCATGATG GTCTTAGCCCTGGTGTTCATCCGTAAGCTACTGGACTTCATCTTCACcaagagggagctgagctggCTGGATGACCTGATGCCagagtggaagaagaagaaactggaGGATGCAGCAGAAGAG GAGGAGCACAGTATTATTGCAGAGGAAGAAGGCATTGTACAAGTGCCACTCGAGGGACATTTTAA GAGTGACCCAGCCACAGTGAACATCACTGACGAGATGTCCAAAGGATCTTTCGGGAGCGTGTGGAAGAGCGTCAACCCTAGCGAGAGCACGAAGAAGGAACCAAGCGCTAAAAG CTCCCCTTCCTAA
- the LOC119483727 gene encoding sodium-driven chloride bicarbonate exchanger-like isoform X4 — MDITDQGAQMEPLLPTEQSPQESKDERADEEAVVDRGGTRSMLNTNFEKEELEGHRTLYIGVHVPLGRRSHRRHRHHGHKHRKRSKERDSSADDGRESPSHTDTPAQRVQFLLGTEDGDEEHIPHALFTELDEICLREGEDAEWKETARWLKFEEDVEDGGERWSKPYVATLSLHSLFELRSCIMNGTVMLDMRANSLEEIADMVLDQHEVSGPVGQDARKRIREALLKQHHHQNHKKLANRIPIVRSFADIGKKQSEPHSMDKNGQTVSPQSQPANSEGKQDVSRENSAVDFSKIDLHFMKKIPPGAEASNVLVGELEFLDRPVVAFVRLSPAVLLNGLAEVPITTRFLFILLGPLGKGPQYHEIGRSIATLMTDEIFHDVAYKAKDRNDLVAGIDEFLDQVTVLPPGEWDPSIRIEPPKNVPSQEKRKIPPLPNGVTDLGESGDSGGHGGPELQRTGKFFGGFFMDIKRKAPHYVSDFRDALSLQCLASFLFLYCACMSPVITFGGLLGEATEGRVSAIESLFGASMTGIAYSIFAGQPLTILGSTGPVLVFEKILFKFCKEYDLSYLSLRACIGLWTAFLCLLLVATDASSLVCYITRFTEEAFASLICIIFIYEALEKLLHLGVHYPINKNNNLQQLTQYSCACVEPINPSNETLRYWEESNITSSQVNWTMLEVKECELFHGEFEGTACGPHGPYIPDVLFWCVVLFFSTVFMSAFLKEFKTSRYFPTKVRAIISDFAVFITILTMVLVDYALGIPSPKLQVPSKFKPTRDDRGWLINPVGPNPWWTTIITFLPALLCTILIFMDQQITAVIINRKEHKLKKGCGYHLDLFVVGVMLGVCSVMGLPWFVAATVLSISHVNSLKLESECSAPGEQPKFLGIREQRFTGLMIFALMGCSVFMTSVLKFIPMPVLYGVFLYMGASSLRGIQFFDRLKLFSMPAKHQPDFIYLRHVPLRKVHLFTIIQLSCLILLWVIKTSNYAIVFPMMVLALVFIRKLLDFIFTKRELSWLDDLMPEWKKKKLEDAAEEEEHSIIAEEEGIVQVPLEGHFKSDPATVNITDEMSKGSFGSVWKSVNPSESTKKEPSAKRKPSMFG, encoded by the exons GTCACCGCACTCTCTACATCGGGGTCCACGTTCCCCTGGGCAGGAGGTCGCACAGACGTCACCGCCACCacggacacaaacacaggaagcGGTCCAAGGAGAGGGACTCTTCAGCTGACGATGGAAGAGAATCCCCCTCTCACA CAGACACACCAGCTCAGAGGGTGCAGTTTCTGTTGGGGACAGAGGATGGCGACGAGGAGCACATCCCCCACGCTCTGTTCACCGAGCTGGACGAAATCTGCCTCAGGGAGGGCGAGGACGCTGAGTGGAAAGAGACAGCCAG GTGGCTTAAGTTCGAGGAGGATGTCGAGGACGGCGGCGAGCGGTGGAGTAAACCCTACGTAGCCACCCTGTCTCTACACAGTCTCTTCGAGCTCCGCAGCTGCATCATGAACGGCACCGTGATGCTGGACATGAGGGCCAACTCGCTGGAGGAGATCGCAG ACATGGTTCTGGATCAGCACGAGGTGTCGGGCCCCGTAGGCCAGGATGCCAGGAAGAGGATCCGCGAGGCGCTGCTCAAACAGCACCACCACCAAAACCACAAGAAGCTGGCCAACCGCATACCTATTGTACGCTCCTTCGCTGATATCGGCAAGAAGCAGTCTGAGCCTCATTCCATGGACAAGAATG GCCAAACGGTCTCACCTCAGTCTCAGCCGGCGAACAGTGAGGGCAAACAGGACGTCAGCCGGGAAAACAGCGCCGTCGACTTCAGCAAG ATCGACCTCCACTTCATGAAAAAGATCCCTCCCGGTGCCGAGGCATCGAACGTCCTGGTGGGGGAGCTGGAATTCCTGGACCGCCCCGTGGTGGCCTTCGTCCGCCTGTCTCCCGCTGTGCTGCTCAACGGCCTGGCCGAGGTTCCCATCACCACCAG GTTTCTTTTCATCCTGCTCGGCCCTCTGGGAAAAGGTCCACAGTATCATGAAATTGGGCGGTCTATTGCTACCCTGATGACTGACGAG ATTTTCCATGATGTTGCGTACAAGGCCAAAGACAGGAATGACCTGGTGGCAGGCATCGATGAGTTTCTGGACCAGGTGACGGTGTTACCTCCTGGAGAGTGGGACCCCTCCATCAGAATAGAGCCTCCCAAAAACGTGCCCTCTCAG GAAAAGCGGAAGATTCCCCCCCTTCCCAACGGAGTGACAGATCTTGGAGAGTCGGGGGATAGCGGAGGACACGGCGGCCCTGAGCTCCAGCGCACCGGGAA GTTTTTTGGCGGGTTCTTCATGGACATCAAGCGAAAGGCTCCTCACTACGTTTCCGACTTCAGGGACGCCCTCAGCCTGCAGTGTCTggcctccttcctcttcctctactgCGCCTGCATGTCGCCGGTCATCACCTTCGGAGGACTCCTGGGTGAGGCCACAGAGGGACGTGTG AGTGCCATTGAGTCCCTGTTTGGGGCGTCCATGACGGGAATAGCCTACTCTATTTTCGCCGGTCAGCCCCTCACCATCCTGGGCAGCACTGGGCCTGTTCTTGTCTTTGAGAAAATCCTCTTCAAGTTCTGCAA GGAGTACGACCTCTCCTACCTCTCCCTGAGGGCGTGTATCGGCCTGTGGACGGCCTTCCTCTGTCTGCTGCTGGTGGCCACGGACGCCAGCTCGCTCGTCTGTTACATCACGCGCTTCACCGAGGAAGCGTTCGCCTCTCTGATCTGCATCATCTTCATCTATGAGGCTCTGGAGAAGCTGCTCCACCTGGGGGTGCACTACCCCATCAATAAGAACAACAACCTTCAGCAGCTCACACAGTACTC gtgtgcgtgtgtggagcCCATTAACCCCAGCAACGAGACTCTGCGGTACTGGGAGGAGAGCAACATCACGTCCTCCCAGGTCAACTGGACCATGCTGGAAGTCAAG GAGTGCGAGTTGTTTCACGGCGAGTTCGAGGGCACCGCCTGCGGCCCCCACGGCCCCTACATCCCAGACGTGCTCTTCTGGTGCGTGGTCCTCTTCTTCTCCACCGTCTTCATGTCCGCCTTCCTCAAGGAGTTCAAGACGAGCCGCTACTTCCCCACCAAG GTGCGGGCCATCATCAGTGACTTTGCTGtcttcatcaccatcctcaCTATGGTTTTAGTAGATTACGCCCTTGGGATCCCTTCACCTAAATTACAGGTCCCCAGCAAGTTCAAA CCAACCAGAGATGACCGTGGCTGGCTCATAAACCCCGTGGGGCCCAACCCCTGGtggaccaccatcatcaccttcctccctgctctgctctgcaccATCCTCATCTTCATGGATCAGCAGATCACCGCCGTCATCATCAACAGAAAGGAGCACAAACTAAAG AAAGGCTGCGGCTACCACCTGGACCTGTTCGTGGTGGGGGTGATGCTGGGCGTGTGCTCTGTGATGGGCCTGCCGTGGTTCGTGGCGGCCACCGTGCTCTCCATCTCCCACGTGAACAGCCTGAAACTGGAGTCGGAGTGCTCGGCCCCCGGAGAGCAGCCCAAGTTCCTGGGCATCCGGGAGCAGCGCTTCACCGGCCTCATGATCTTCGCCCTGATGGGTTGCTCCGTCTTCATGACCTCTGTGCTAaag TTCATCCCCATGCCTGTGCTGTACGGAGTCTTTCTGTACATGGGGGCTTCCTCACTCAGAGGCATTCAG TTCTTTGACCGCCTGAAGCTGTTCAGCATGCCGGCCAAACACCAGCCAGACTTCATCTACCTTCGCCACGTCCCGCTGAGGAAGGTGCACCTCTTCACCATCATCCAACTCAGCTGCTTGATCCTGCTTTGGGTCATCAAGACCTCCAATTACGCCATTGTCTTCCCCATGATG GTCTTAGCCCTGGTGTTCATCCGTAAGCTACTGGACTTCATCTTCACcaagagggagctgagctggCTGGATGACCTGATGCCagagtggaagaagaagaaactggaGGATGCAGCAGAAGAG GAGGAGCACAGTATTATTGCAGAGGAAGAAGGCATTGTACAAGTGCCACTCGAGGGACATTTTAA GAGTGACCCAGCCACAGTGAACATCACTGACGAGATGTCCAAAGGATCTTTCGGGAGCGTGTGGAAGAGCGTCAACCCTAGCGAGAGCACGAAGAAGGAACCAAGCGCTAAAAG GAAACCGAGTATGTTTGGATAA